One genomic window of Ilyobacter polytropus DSM 2926 includes the following:
- a CDS encoding 7-cyano-7-deazaguanine synthase, whose amino-acid sequence MFKMRALALFSGGLDSALAIKVVVDQGIEVIALNFVSHFFGGKNEKAEKMAEQLGVRLEYVDFSKIHTEILKESPSGRGKNMNPCIDCHALMFEVAAKLLEKYDANFIISGEVLGQRPMSQNYIALGKVMELSGVEDLIVRPLSAKLLPPTKPIREGWVDREQLLDIQGRSRKRQMALMEEYGIVEYPSPGGGCMLTEPNYSYRLKTLENDGFLEDNYSFLFHLAKYGRFFRMESGKYLFVGREHDDNLKISEYKDFGSLYIVGAGTPGPAVVGYGDLTKEEIIFGKELFARYSKSKGKSNTEMVVNGVIEEIEALDEKSINEKIKKYQVIL is encoded by the coding sequence ATTTTTAAAATGAGAGCATTAGCGTTATTTTCAGGGGGATTAGACAGTGCCCTTGCCATCAAAGTGGTAGTAGACCAAGGTATAGAGGTTATAGCCTTAAACTTTGTATCCCATTTTTTTGGAGGTAAAAATGAAAAAGCAGAAAAAATGGCAGAGCAGCTGGGTGTTAGGCTTGAGTATGTTGACTTTAGTAAGATACATACTGAGATACTAAAAGAGTCTCCAAGTGGAAGAGGAAAAAATATGAATCCTTGCATAGACTGTCATGCCCTTATGTTTGAGGTGGCAGCTAAACTTCTTGAAAAGTACGATGCAAACTTTATTATATCCGGGGAAGTTTTAGGTCAGAGGCCTATGTCTCAGAATTATATAGCCCTTGGAAAGGTAATGGAACTTTCAGGTGTAGAAGACCTAATTGTGCGTCCTTTGTCTGCAAAACTATTGCCTCCTACAAAGCCTATAAGAGAGGGATGGGTTGATAGAGAGCAACTCCTAGATATACAGGGAAGAAGCAGAAAGAGACAGATGGCCCTAATGGAAGAGTATGGAATAGTAGAGTACCCTAGTCCAGGTGGTGGTTGTATGCTTACAGAACCAAATTATTCTTACAGACTGAAAACTCTTGAAAATGATGGTTTTCTTGAGGACAATTATTCATTTCTTTTTCATCTTGCTAAATATGGTAGATTTTTCAGAATGGAATCTGGTAAATATTTATTTGTGGGAAGAGAACACGATGATAATCTGAAAATTTCAGAATACAAAGATTTTGGAAGCTTATACATAGTAGGGGCTGGAACTCCTGGTCCAGCTGTTGTAGGATATGGAGATCTGACTAAGGAAGAGATAATCTTTGGAAAAGAATTATTTGCTAGGTACTCCAAGAGTAAGGGGAAAAGCAACACTGAAATGGTAGTGAATGGTGTAATAGAAGAGATAGAGGCATTGGATGAAAAATCTATAAATGAAAAAATCAAAAAATATCAGGTTATTTTATAA
- a CDS encoding YggS family pyridoxal phosphate-dependent enzyme, which translates to MGSIKNNIQEISEDIKKYSPCPEKVKLVAVTKYVGTEEMTDVLASGVNIVGENRVQVLKDKKEKFDQSELGSKIKWHFIGNLQKNKVKYISDYIELIHSVNKLSLAKEINKRAEATDRIIEVLLEINIAGEESKEGYKIEKLYKELPEILKLKNIKVTGLMTMAPFTEDTDLVRRIFRELRKLKDDLSRDYFQGELKELSMGMSGDYKIALEEGATLIRIGSKIFS; encoded by the coding sequence CTGGGAAGCATAAAGAATAATATCCAGGAGATATCAGAGGATATAAAAAAATATTCTCCGTGTCCTGAAAAGGTTAAACTAGTGGCTGTTACTAAATATGTAGGGACAGAAGAGATGACCGATGTACTAGCATCAGGGGTCAACATTGTAGGCGAAAACAGGGTACAGGTTCTAAAGGACAAGAAAGAAAAATTTGATCAGAGTGAATTGGGAAGTAAAATAAAATGGCATTTTATCGGAAATCTTCAGAAAAACAAGGTAAAGTACATTTCGGATTATATAGAGTTGATTCATTCTGTAAACAAGCTTTCCCTAGCGAAGGAGATAAATAAGAGGGCAGAAGCTACAGACAGAATTATAGAAGTTCTTTTGGAGATAAATATAGCAGGCGAGGAAAGTAAAGAAGGGTACAAAATAGAGAAGCTTTATAAAGAACTTCCGGAAATATTAAAACTTAAAAATATAAAAGTAACAGGACTCATGACAATGGCTCCTTTCACAGAAGATACAGATCTAGTGAGAAGGATCTTTAGAGAACTCAGAAAGCTTAAAGATGATCTTAGCAGAGACTATTTCCAAGGAGAGTTGAAGGAACTATCTATGGGGATGAGTGGTGATTATAAGATAGCGCTCGAAGAGGGAGCTACATTAATTAGAATAGGAAGTAAAATTTTTTCCTAG
- a CDS encoding ABC transporter ATP-binding protein, with translation MKEFKKVEIKNLTKIFISGKNKVKAVDNLDLTIEPGEFVCLLGPSGCGKTTMLRMLAGFEVPTTGNIFIGNKDVANLTPDKRDTAMVFQNYALFPHMNVFDNIAYGLKVQKRPKAEINERVEKILKLMKMDDFATRVPSQMSGGQQQRVSLARALIMNSGVLLFDEPLSNLDAKLRLHMRDEIRKLQKEVGITSIYVTHDQAEAMSLSDKVVIMKDGKIMQVGSPIEIYQRPNSEFVAKFIGRANILKAKLIPEDGNSATINIFGHEYPSKEDLNGKSKEVDIVVRPETIKFDKKTHEGTVLKSVFMGENHEYEIEVNGQIIEAVLSNPHGKDIKSVGERIGFTFDHEALHIIDNN, from the coding sequence ATGAAAGAATTTAAAAAAGTAGAGATAAAAAACTTAACTAAAATATTTATATCTGGAAAAAATAAGGTGAAAGCGGTCGATAATCTGGACCTTACTATTGAACCAGGTGAGTTTGTATGTCTTTTGGGACCATCAGGATGTGGGAAGACCACGATGCTTAGAATGCTAGCAGGTTTCGAAGTTCCTACTACAGGAAATATTTTTATCGGAAATAAGGATGTGGCAAACCTGACTCCAGACAAGAGAGATACTGCCATGGTCTTTCAAAACTACGCATTATTCCCTCATATGAATGTTTTTGATAATATTGCTTATGGTTTAAAGGTGCAAAAGAGACCCAAAGCTGAGATTAATGAAAGAGTAGAAAAAATACTAAAGCTTATGAAAATGGATGATTTTGCAACAAGAGTTCCATCACAGATGTCAGGTGGACAGCAGCAAAGAGTTTCCCTTGCAAGGGCCCTTATAATGAATTCGGGAGTACTTCTTTTTGACGAACCTCTTTCTAATTTGGATGCCAAGTTGAGACTGCACATGAGGGATGAGATAAGAAAACTTCAAAAAGAGGTGGGGATAACCTCTATATATGTAACCCATGACCAGGCAGAGGCTATGTCCCTTTCAGATAAAGTAGTAATAATGAAAGACGGGAAAATAATGCAGGTAGGTTCTCCCATCGAGATCTATCAGAGACCAAATAGTGAATTCGTGGCAAAATTTATCGGACGGGCTAATATTTTAAAAGCTAAACTGATACCTGAAGATGGAAATTCTGCAACTATAAATATATTTGGGCATGAATATCCAAGTAAGGAAGACTTGAACGGGAAATCGAAAGAGGTAGATATTGTAGTAAGGCCTGAAACAATTAAGTTTGACAAAAAAACTCACGAAGGAACAGTTTTAAAGAGTGTATTTATGGGGGAGAACCATGAATACGAGATAGAGGTTAATGGCCAGATTATAGAGGCTGTACTAAGTAATCCTCACGGAAAAGATATAAAGTCTGTAGGGGAAAGAATAGGATTTACTTTTGATCATGAGGCTCTTCACATAATAGACAATAATTAG
- a CDS encoding nucleoside recognition domain-containing protein — protein MKLLKDSVNISCKLLKIMLPVSILVKILSHFGIIETISRGISPVMGIMGLSGEMGIVWATAMTTNIYAGILTLFTLTENTSVTVAEITILSTIILVAHSLPVELKVISETGAKPSKILGIRVFCAIIAGVFLNIVFKLFNLYQENANFSFIPEKAKPGIFYWIQGEAKKYMMIFFIIFILLAVMEILQKIGVIDWINLKFSPMMKLFGIESGLSFTCIVGLTMGISYGSGFIIKESREGKYSKRSFFLVAVFMSLCHGLIEDTLLMVSIGAKMIGIFWFRLIFAIVVTVIFNKLMPYEKLEKIGKGIEE, from the coding sequence TTGAAGTTACTTAAGGATAGTGTCAACATAAGTTGCAAACTTTTAAAAATAATGCTGCCGGTGAGCATTTTGGTAAAAATCCTCAGTCATTTTGGGATAATTGAAACAATATCTAGAGGTATATCTCCTGTTATGGGAATCATGGGACTGAGCGGAGAGATGGGAATAGTCTGGGCTACGGCAATGACGACCAATATATATGCCGGTATTCTTACACTTTTTACCCTAACAGAAAACACTAGTGTAACAGTGGCAGAGATAACCATTTTGTCTACAATAATTCTTGTGGCTCATTCACTGCCGGTAGAACTTAAGGTAATATCTGAAACAGGAGCAAAACCTTCAAAAATTTTGGGTATCCGGGTATTCTGTGCTATAATAGCAGGAGTGTTTTTAAATATAGTGTTTAAATTATTTAATCTTTATCAGGAAAATGCGAATTTTAGCTTTATTCCTGAAAAGGCTAAACCTGGAATTTTTTACTGGATCCAGGGGGAAGCTAAAAAGTATATGATGATATTTTTTATAATTTTTATACTCTTAGCTGTAATGGAGATCCTGCAAAAGATTGGAGTAATAGACTGGATAAATTTAAAATTTTCCCCAATGATGAAGCTGTTTGGCATAGAATCAGGCCTTTCGTTTACATGTATAGTAGGATTAACCATGGGGATAAGTTATGGAAGTGGATTTATAATTAAAGAAAGCAGAGAGGGGAAATACAGCAAGAGAAGTTTTTTTTTGGTAGCTGTGTTTATGAGTCTTTGCCATGGTTTGATAGAAGATACACTTTTGATGGTATCCATAGGAGCCAAAATGATAGGAATATTCTGGTTTAGACTGATTTTTGCAATAGTCGTAACTGTTATTTTTAATAAATTAATGCCCTATGAAAAATTGGAAAAAATAGGGAAAGGTATAGAAGAATAA
- a CDS encoding tRNA 2-thiocytidine(32) synthetase TtcA, with amino-acid sequence MAIKINDLNELQGVKHENYLFSIEGDRIKAFNSKEKTEIYFDLNVKRRFKTAEAIEKHTGLKIELENLSDRELLAFIESKGFNKTLWNPIGKAMHKYNMIEAGDSIAVGVSGGKDSLTTINALVRIKKIVNFDFEIIPIHIHPSTDSSSYNKTEDYCKKMGLELQVFETDLQNLLFEEKKEKNPCFLCGRIRRGMLYRIMKEQNINKLALGHHKDDIIETFLMNVFYQGNMNVMKPAYYSKDYGVMVIRPLSFVEEKNIIRYVRKTNLPILKSECAYETNENSRRLRVKNIITDLSKENSEIRSVMLNSIKDLLEEKDL; translated from the coding sequence ATGGCTATTAAAATAAATGATCTGAATGAACTTCAGGGAGTAAAACATGAAAATTATTTGTTTTCTATAGAGGGAGACAGAATAAAGGCTTTTAATTCCAAGGAAAAAACAGAGATATATTTTGATCTGAATGTTAAAAGAAGATTCAAAACAGCAGAAGCAATTGAAAAACACACAGGGTTAAAGATCGAGCTTGAAAACCTTTCAGACAGAGAGCTGCTGGCATTTATCGAATCAAAGGGTTTTAATAAGACCCTGTGGAATCCAATAGGGAAAGCGATGCACAAATACAATATGATAGAGGCTGGAGATAGTATAGCAGTTGGTGTGTCAGGTGGTAAAGACAGCCTCACCACTATAAATGCCCTGGTGAGAATAAAAAAAATAGTAAATTTTGATTTTGAGATAATTCCTATACATATTCATCCTAGTACTGACAGCTCAAGTTATAATAAAACTGAGGATTATTGCAAAAAAATGGGTTTGGAACTTCAGGTTTTTGAAACAGATCTGCAGAATCTACTTTTTGAAGAAAAAAAAGAGAAAAACCCGTGCTTTTTATGTGGAAGGATAAGAAGGGGAATGCTTTACAGGATAATGAAGGAACAAAATATAAACAAGCTCGCTTTAGGGCATCATAAAGACGATATAATAGAAACATTTTTGATGAATGTATTTTATCAGGGAAACATGAATGTGATGAAACCGGCCTATTATTCAAAAGATTACGGTGTCATGGTGATAAGACCACTTTCATTTGTAGAGGAAAAAAATATAATAAGATATGTAAGAAAAACTAATCTTCCTATATTAAAATCTGAATGTGCCTATGAAACAAATGAAAACTCAAGAAGACTTCGGGTAAAAAATATTATAACTGATTTATCAAAAGAAAATTCTGAAATAAGAAGTGTAATGCTAAACAGTATAAAAGATCTTCTAGAGGAAAAGGATCTATAA
- a CDS encoding GNAT family N-acetyltransferase, whose amino-acid sequence MELKIRNGKVEDLEESFILERRTFLECEAASKENIKIRLSEFSDGFIVGEIGGKIVAHINSGSTNKDDITDEEFKGLIGHESGGKNIVIFSVAVDPQYQKQGIASEMMREFIEVSKKIKKKNILLLCKENLIGMYEKMGYENNGISASTHGNAVWYEMVYSL is encoded by the coding sequence ATGGAACTAAAAATAAGAAATGGAAAGGTAGAAGACTTGGAGGAGAGTTTTATATTGGAGAGAAGAACCTTTCTAGAGTGTGAAGCTGCTTCTAAGGAAAATATAAAAATAAGGCTCTCTGAATTTTCTGATGGATTTATAGTTGGAGAGATCGGAGGTAAGATAGTGGCACATATAAATAGTGGTTCAACAAATAAAGACGATATAACTGATGAGGAATTTAAGGGCCTTATCGGTCATGAAAGTGGCGGAAAAAATATAGTAATATTTTCTGTAGCAGTTGATCCACAGTACCAAAAACAAGGAATAGCATCTGAAATGATGAGAGAATTTATAGAGGTTTCAAAAAAAATAAAGAAGAAAAATATACTACTTCTATGTAAAGAAAATCTTATTGGGATGTATGAAAAAATGGGGTATGAAAACAATGGAATATCAGCATCGACACATGGAAACGCTGTATGGTATGAAATGGTTTACTCTCTCTAG
- the hemW gene encoding radical SAM family heme chaperone HemW, protein MCDAIYIHIPFCINKCQYCDFLSFKSTPYKRREYVEYLKKEIKLYPEFEYDTVYFGGGTPSLLDPFEVKEILELLQIREDSEVTLEVNPKSVDLEKLRAFRNAGINRLSIGVQSFDPYYLKLIGRLHTGIEAEEIYRDARKAGFENVSLDLMFSLPGQSIEDVRKDLVKIAKLRPEHISIYSLIWEEGTPLYEKLLKGDLEETDNEIEAEMYELIIDFLKSKGYIHYEVSNFSLPGKEARHNTKYWENKEYLGAGLGASGYIGNQRYKNAVNFEDYYGKIDNNEKPYEEVEVLKEKEKEEYRYILGLRLLEKGVEADKEYIDKCVELEKKGYLMKKSGRYILTHKGLMIANDVFEEFIS, encoded by the coding sequence ATGTGTGACGCAATATATATACACATCCCTTTTTGCATAAATAAATGCCAGTACTGTGATTTTCTATCTTTTAAAAGCACCCCTTATAAGAGAAGAGAGTATGTAGAGTATCTGAAAAAGGAGATAAAACTATATCCTGAATTTGAATATGATACTGTTTACTTTGGAGGAGGAACTCCGTCACTTCTTGACCCTTTTGAAGTGAAGGAAATATTAGAACTACTTCAAATAAGAGAGGATTCAGAGGTAACTTTAGAAGTGAATCCTAAAAGTGTCGATTTAGAAAAGCTAAGAGCTTTTAGAAATGCCGGGATAAACAGGTTGAGTATAGGGGTTCAGAGTTTTGATCCGTATTATCTGAAACTTATTGGGAGACTGCACACAGGTATAGAGGCAGAGGAAATATACAGAGATGCCAGAAAAGCGGGATTTGAAAATGTCAGTTTGGACCTTATGTTTTCGTTGCCGGGGCAGAGTATAGAGGATGTGAGAAAAGACCTGGTAAAGATAGCGAAACTTAGGCCTGAACACATATCTATATACTCACTTATATGGGAAGAGGGGACACCTCTATATGAGAAGTTGTTAAAGGGTGATTTAGAAGAGACAGACAATGAAATAGAGGCAGAGATGTATGAACTTATAATAGATTTTTTAAAGTCAAAGGGATATATACACTATGAGGTGTCTAATTTTTCACTGCCAGGGAAAGAAGCGAGGCATAATACCAAATATTGGGAGAACAAAGAGTATTTGGGGGCAGGCCTAGGAGCATCTGGATATATAGGAAATCAAAGGTATAAAAATGCTGTGAATTTTGAAGATTATTATGGTAAAATAGATAATAATGAAAAGCCTTATGAAGAGGTGGAAGTCCTAAAGGAAAAAGAAAAAGAGGAATATCGATATATTCTCGGCCTGAGACTCCTAGAAAAAGGAGTAGAGGCAGATAAAGAGTATATTGATAAGTGCGTAGAATTAGAAAAAAAAGGTTACCTTATGAAAAAATCAGGTAGGTATATTTTGACTCATAAGGGGCTTATGATAGCAAATGATGTTTTTGAAGAATTTATAAGCTAA
- a CDS encoding ABC transporter substrate-binding protein, with protein MKNIKFSNLLLLILLIIFGVSCGKAEDKAEDKGSLTFYAGLQEDHAAMIAKEFEQETGIKTSFVRMSSGEVLARLKAEKNNMSASVWYGGPIDAFVAANEEGLIEKYESPEGENIKPEFKSTDNTWNGIYVGYLGFVGNEEILAEKGLEMPTSWEDLLKPEYKGEIVVAHPGSSGTAYTMLATVVQLMGEDDAMEYFKKFNGQVRQYTKSGTAPGRMVGQGEATIGITFLHDAIKYKKEGYKDIIISAPSEGTGFEIGGVSLLKNGPNPDEAKQFIDWVLTKEVQEKGQTVGSFQFLTNKNAIPPEEAMAIKDTKLIDYNFDWAGQNRVRLVERFSKETSTTAPTK; from the coding sequence ATGAAAAATATTAAATTTAGTAATCTGTTATTGTTGATTCTTCTGATTATTTTTGGAGTATCCTGTGGAAAGGCCGAAGATAAGGCAGAGGATAAGGGTAGCCTTACATTTTATGCAGGACTTCAAGAAGACCATGCAGCTATGATAGCAAAAGAATTTGAACAAGAAACCGGAATAAAGACGAGTTTTGTAAGAATGAGTAGCGGGGAAGTACTTGCAAGACTTAAGGCAGAAAAAAATAACATGTCTGCTTCAGTTTGGTATGGCGGGCCTATTGATGCTTTTGTGGCGGCCAACGAAGAAGGATTAATCGAAAAATACGAATCTCCTGAAGGAGAAAATATAAAGCCTGAATTTAAAAGTACAGACAATACTTGGAATGGAATCTATGTGGGATACCTTGGGTTTGTTGGGAATGAAGAGATACTTGCTGAAAAAGGACTTGAGATGCCTACATCTTGGGAAGATCTTTTAAAACCGGAATATAAAGGTGAGATTGTAGTTGCCCATCCTGGATCATCAGGGACTGCATACACAATGCTTGCCACAGTGGTTCAACTTATGGGTGAAGATGATGCTATGGAATATTTCAAGAAGTTTAATGGACAAGTGAGACAATATACAAAATCAGGAACTGCACCTGGAAGAATGGTAGGCCAGGGTGAAGCTACTATAGGAATAACATTCCTTCACGATGCAATCAAGTATAAAAAAGAAGGGTATAAGGATATAATCATTTCGGCACCGTCAGAAGGAACAGGATTTGAAATTGGTGGAGTATCACTTCTGAAAAATGGTCCAAATCCAGATGAAGCGAAACAATTTATTGACTGGGTACTTACTAAAGAAGTGCAGGAAAAAGGACAGACAGTAGGATCATTCCAGTTCCTTACTAATAAAAATGCCATCCCACCTGAAGAGGCTATGGCAATAAAAGACACAAAACTTATTGATTATAACTTTGACTGGGCAGGACAAAACAGAGTTAGACTTGTGGAAAGATTCAGTAAAGAAACAAGTACTACAGCTCCTACTAAGTAA
- a CDS encoding ABC transporter permease, with translation MNDIRLKIDQELKHIKKITNDPTLLITVLFSIFVVSFFVLVPLSNILKESFTSQGDINLDNYRAAFTRSGNVVVIFNTIKLGLVTATLALIIGFFFAYTTSYMTIKGKRLFDFIAMLPIISPPFVVALSAILLFGRQGLITRGLLGIRDYEIYGFHGLVLVQVLSFFPIAYLMLVGLLQKIDPSVEEASRDLGANRLKVFTSVTFPLVVPGIGNAFLLVFIQSIADFANPVVIGGNFTTIAVKIYQEGIGNFQLGIATALAMILLSLSISMFVIQRFYINKKSYITVTGKISRKRELISDRIVTVPVTVLLVTMTLFVIGMYILIPVNSFVKLWGINYTPTLDHYKYIFKFGMDPVLQTTILSVIATFITGFFSMIIAFLIVRKRFIGKTFIEFTTVMAMAIPGTIIGLGYVISYNKTYYIPFTNITLIPPLTGTALIIIVAFIIRSLPVGVRSGMSSLQQIDPSIEEAASILGASSQKIFFSVTLPMIKEAFFSGLIYSFARSMTLVSTIIFLISAKWKLLTPAVMENIDTGRIGIASAYCTMLIIIVSIVMVFMKIVTSKLGIQNENSGDV, from the coding sequence ATGAATGACATCAGATTAAAGATTGATCAAGAACTAAAACATATAAAAAAAATTACAAACGATCCCACTTTATTAATAACGGTATTATTTTCTATATTTGTAGTTTCTTTCTTTGTCTTGGTACCGCTATCAAATATATTAAAGGAAAGCTTTACATCACAGGGAGATATAAACTTAGACAATTACAGAGCGGCATTTACTAGAAGCGGGAATGTGGTAGTTATATTTAACACAATAAAATTAGGACTGGTAACGGCGACTCTCGCACTTATAATCGGATTCTTCTTTGCCTACACTACATCTTATATGACCATAAAAGGGAAGAGACTGTTTGATTTTATAGCTATGCTTCCGATAATATCACCTCCCTTTGTAGTTGCTTTATCTGCTATATTATTATTTGGAAGACAGGGCCTTATCACAAGGGGGTTACTCGGTATCAGAGATTATGAAATCTACGGGTTTCATGGGTTAGTACTTGTACAGGTGTTGAGTTTCTTTCCAATAGCGTATCTAATGCTTGTGGGATTATTGCAAAAAATAGACCCCTCTGTAGAGGAAGCGTCTAGGGATTTAGGTGCTAACAGATTAAAAGTGTTTACAAGTGTTACTTTTCCTCTGGTTGTTCCCGGAATAGGAAATGCTTTTTTACTTGTGTTTATACAGTCTATTGCAGATTTTGCAAACCCCGTTGTTATAGGGGGGAATTTTACAACTATAGCTGTTAAGATATATCAGGAAGGAATAGGTAACTTTCAGCTTGGAATAGCAACGGCTTTGGCAATGATATTACTATCTCTGTCTATATCCATGTTTGTTATACAAAGGTTCTATATTAATAAAAAATCTTATATAACAGTAACAGGTAAGATATCTAGAAAAAGAGAGCTCATTTCAGACAGGATAGTTACTGTACCTGTAACAGTTCTTCTTGTGACTATGACACTTTTTGTAATCGGTATGTATATACTTATTCCTGTAAATTCCTTTGTAAAATTGTGGGGTATAAATTATACTCCAACATTAGACCATTATAAATACATTTTTAAGTTTGGAATGGATCCTGTTTTACAAACGACAATTCTATCTGTAATAGCTACTTTTATAACTGGATTTTTCTCAATGATAATAGCCTTTTTAATTGTCAGAAAAAGGTTTATAGGAAAGACATTTATAGAGTTTACAACTGTTATGGCCATGGCTATACCAGGGACTATAATAGGTCTAGGGTATGTTATCAGTTATAATAAGACTTATTATATACCCTTTACTAATATTACACTTATACCTCCACTTACGGGGACAGCACTGATTATAATTGTGGCATTTATAATAAGAAGTCTTCCTGTGGGAGTAAGAAGTGGTATGAGTTCTCTGCAGCAGATAGATCCTTCTATTGAAGAAGCCGCAAGTATTCTTGGGGCATCTAGTCAGAAGATATTCTTTTCTGTAACACTGCCTATGATAAAAGAAGCTTTTTTCAGTGGACTTATATATTCTTTCGCTAGAAGTATGACCCTTGTAAGTACTATTATATTTCTAATATCTGCCAAGTGGAAACTCCTCACTCCGGCAGTAATGGAGAATATTGATACTGGTAGAATAGGAATTGCTTCGGCTTATTGTACAATGCTGATTATAATAGTTTCAATTGTTATGGTATTTATGAAAATAGTAACTTCAAAATTAGGAATTCAAAACGAAAACTCAGGAGATGTCTAA
- a CDS encoding tRNA 2-thiocytidine(32) synthetase TtcA — protein MKEKKVYEDIDERIKEEGISRGKIATESIRTTYRKKIWSKFIKAIKDFELIEDGDRIAVGVSGGKDSLLMCKLFQELKKDRTKNFEVVFISMNPGFEAMDVDQFKHNLTELDIPCEIFDSNVWEVAFEQDPENPCFLCAKMRRGVLYKKVEELGCNKLALGHHFDDAVETALINMFYAGTVKTMIPKVKSTSGKLGLIRPMIYIKEIDIINYTHKNGISPMTCGCPIESGKTDSKRKEIKNLLADMEQKNPNIKQSIFNSMKNINLDYVIGYTRGNKKDRGV, from the coding sequence ATGAAAGAAAAAAAAGTTTATGAAGACATAGATGAAAGAATAAAGGAAGAGGGAATTAGTCGTGGTAAGATAGCCACAGAATCCATAAGGACTACTTATAGAAAAAAAATATGGTCTAAATTTATAAAGGCTATAAAAGATTTTGAACTTATAGAGGACGGAGACAGAATAGCAGTAGGGGTATCAGGAGGAAAAGACAGTCTTCTTATGTGTAAGCTTTTTCAGGAACTGAAAAAAGACAGAACTAAAAATTTTGAAGTAGTATTTATCTCTATGAACCCGGGGTTTGAAGCTATGGATGTAGATCAGTTTAAGCATAATTTAACGGAACTGGATATCCCATGTGAAATATTTGATTCTAACGTATGGGAGGTTGCCTTTGAGCAAGATCCTGAAAATCCTTGCTTTTTATGTGCAAAAATGAGAAGAGGAGTACTCTATAAAAAAGTAGAGGAACTAGGGTGTAATAAGCTGGCTCTAGGACATCATTTTGATGATGCAGTGGAAACTGCTCTTATCAATATGTTCTATGCAGGAACAGTCAAGACAATGATACCCAAGGTAAAATCAACGAGTGGTAAATTGGGACTTATAAGACCTATGATCTACATAAAGGAAATAGATATAATAAATTATACCCATAAAAACGGGATATCTCCTATGACCTGTGGTTGCCCTATAGAGTCTGGAAAAACAGATTCTAAAAGAAAAGAGATAAAAAATCTTTTGGCAGATATGGAGCAAAAAAATCCAAATATAAAACAAAGTATATTTAACTCCATGAAAAATATAAATCTTGACTATGTTATAGGTTATACAAGGGGTAACAAAAAGGACAGAGGGGTATAG
- a CDS encoding cell division protein SepF, translating into MKEMLRGLKFKDILGINDATDDETEELGKVIDSVEEIREEKPALKTEFLSTGETGKTDEKTKSKIEIPVKSPDEPKVKTPPMGIKDYQTVFVDPKKFSECKKIANYIRDDKIVTVNLEYVDSPTAQRIIDFLSGAMSIKEAQFIEVSKKVYMAVPKKVQVLYDGKTEAVNTGLLEI; encoded by the coding sequence ATGAAAGAGATGCTTAGGGGACTTAAATTTAAAGATATTCTAGGTATAAACGACGCTACAGATGATGAGACAGAGGAGTTGGGAAAGGTAATTGACAGTGTAGAGGAGATAAGGGAGGAAAAACCCGCTTTAAAGACAGAATTTCTTAGCACAGGTGAAACTGGAAAAACAGATGAAAAGACAAAGTCGAAAATAGAAATCCCGGTAAAATCACCTGATGAACCTAAAGTTAAAACTCCACCTATGGGGATAAAAGACTATCAGACTGTCTTTGTAGATCCAAAGAAATTTTCTGAGTGTAAAAAAATTGCAAATTATATAAGAGATGATAAAATAGTAACTGTTAACCTTGAGTACGTAGATAGTCCCACTGCCCAGAGGATAATAGATTTTTTGAGTGGGGCCATGAGTATAAAAGAGGCTCAGTTTATAGAGGTCAGTAAAAAAGTATATATGGCTGTCCCTAAAAAGGTACAGGTCCTTTATGATGGGAAGACTGAAGCTGTAAATACAGGACTATTGGAGATTTAA